A genomic segment from Orrella daihaiensis encodes:
- a CDS encoding ATP-binding protein, with protein sequence MIKPVSDAELAALSSDLESDRVERKESFRGKSPDTVREAVCAFANDLAGHASPGIVIIGVTDDGTPVSDFEVSDELLRQLADLKTDGNIVPPPTLLVEKRRFGSADIAVITVWPCDTPPVRYKGRVHVRWGPRRGLATAQDERILNERRRHRDRPFDVQPIAGARLDSLNRLRFEEEYLPAVVAPDVLAANGRTYEQKLAATKMVIDEDVPTPTVLGLLVIGRVPADWLPCAYAQFLRISGNDLSCPVLDEESIYGTIADQIRRLEEKLAAHNMRAVNFKDVDLEQRLETYPLDALRQLVRNAFMHRSYECTNAPVRIYWFDDRIEILNPGGPFGSVTAENFGKPGVTDYRNPNLAEALRALGYVQRFGAGIAIARKALGDRLRFEIGLGTVNAVILKT encoded by the coding sequence ATGATTAAGCCGGTATCGGATGCTGAACTTGCTGCGCTATCGAGTGATCTCGAGTCAGATCGGGTTGAGCGTAAAGAGTCCTTCCGAGGTAAGTCACCAGATACTGTCCGTGAAGCAGTTTGTGCATTCGCCAACGATTTGGCTGGACACGCTTCGCCGGGTATTGTGATTATTGGCGTAACAGATGATGGCACGCCGGTCAGTGACTTTGAGGTGTCTGACGAGCTTTTGCGTCAACTTGCAGACCTTAAAACGGACGGTAACATTGTCCCGCCTCCTACGCTTTTGGTTGAGAAGCGCAGATTCGGGTCTGCCGATATAGCCGTGATCACGGTATGGCCGTGCGATACCCCACCCGTGCGGTACAAAGGCCGTGTCCATGTCCGCTGGGGGCCGCGTCGTGGGCTTGCGACTGCTCAGGATGAAAGAATATTAAATGAGCGCAGAAGGCATCGTGATCGACCGTTCGATGTACAACCCATTGCCGGAGCTCGCTTAGATTCGCTCAACCGTTTGCGCTTTGAAGAGGAGTATTTGCCGGCTGTAGTTGCACCGGATGTATTGGCAGCTAATGGACGGACATACGAGCAAAAGCTTGCTGCCACCAAGATGGTGATTGATGAGGACGTACCTACGCCTACAGTGTTGGGCTTACTTGTGATAGGCAGAGTCCCAGCTGATTGGTTGCCTTGTGCTTACGCTCAGTTTTTACGGATTAGTGGTAACGATCTGAGCTGTCCGGTCCTGGATGAAGAGTCAATCTATGGCACGATTGCCGACCAGATTCGACGACTGGAAGAAAAATTAGCTGCCCATAATATGCGAGCGGTGAATTTCAAGGACGTAGACCTTGAACAAAGGCTGGAAACATATCCGTTAGACGCTTTAAGACAGCTAGTACGTAACGCATTCATGCATCGCAGTTACGAGTGCACCAATGCACCCGTTCGTATTTACTGGTTCGATGACCGAATTGAAATCCTTAATCCCGGCGGTCCATTCGGCAGTGTTACTGCAGAAAATTTCGGCAAACCGGGAGTGACGGACTATCGCAACCCGAACTTAGCCGAGGCCTTGAGAGCATTAGGCTATGTCCAACGATTCGGTGCCGGGATAGCGATCG
- a CDS encoding IclR family transcriptional regulator, translating to MKQRSDTNSVQKVCLLLSAMSSPAPCRLKDLAAQTGLDKASILRVLETLIEEGYVIRDNAQKTYQLGDQAILLGLAMQQRMPVVHQARPYMLRVAANSGDTALLLQRMGGEAVCMDREFGGYPIRANYLEVGTRRPLGLSSGGLALLAWLPDEEINALLEITAPAIKRNYPHITRSFMEDQVAKSRSQGYACVLNLLVEQMGGIAVPLFGADGRPFASLVISALARRIQERRQTLAELLHETAVLFAKEYTGVDHHAALARYNGAATALSA from the coding sequence GTGAAACAACGCTCTGATACCAATTCCGTACAAAAGGTTTGTTTGCTGCTAAGCGCAATGTCTAGCCCCGCCCCATGCAGACTCAAAGACTTGGCTGCACAGACGGGTCTAGACAAAGCCAGCATCCTGCGAGTGCTCGAAACCCTGATCGAAGAAGGCTATGTCATACGCGACAATGCCCAGAAAACCTACCAGTTGGGCGACCAGGCTATCTTGCTCGGACTGGCCATGCAGCAGCGCATGCCGGTCGTCCATCAAGCGAGACCCTACATGCTACGCGTGGCCGCCAACAGTGGCGACACAGCACTTCTATTGCAACGCATGGGCGGGGAAGCCGTTTGTATGGATCGTGAGTTTGGCGGCTATCCGATACGCGCCAACTATCTGGAGGTTGGCACCCGGCGTCCGCTCGGACTAAGTTCTGGCGGATTGGCATTACTTGCCTGGCTACCGGATGAAGAAATCAATGCACTATTAGAAATCACAGCACCAGCCATTAAACGGAATTACCCCCACATCACGCGCAGCTTCATGGAAGACCAAGTGGCCAAGTCCCGCTCGCAGGGATATGCTTGCGTGCTTAATCTCTTGGTTGAACAAATGGGAGGTATCGCAGTACCACTGTTTGGTGCAGATGGCAGGCCATTCGCATCCCTGGTGATCTCTGCATTAGCGCGCCGAATTCAGGAGCGTCGGCAAACACTGGCTGAACTGCTTCACGAAACCGCCGTGTTGTTCGCAAAAGAATACACGGGCGTTGATCATCATGCGGCTCTCGCCCGTTATAACGGGGCAGCCACGGCCCTATCGGCCTAG
- the phnE gene encoding phosphonate ABC transporter, permease protein PhnE, with translation MSSIGQPYPSSWKRPPQIFTHPLWRRLIFSGIALYLFLAIGSIEVNWTRVWEGLERGQRFVAGFLVPDFTTRWRDISIGLVESLTMTLTATVVGIVISVPIGIGAATNMAPKWMYLICRSIIAISRSLQEIIIAIFFVAMFGFGPFAGFLTLSFATIGFLSKLLAEDIEDIDKSQVEAIRATGASWLQVLTYGVAPQVMPRLVGLSLYRLDINFRESSVIGIVGAGGIGATLNTAIDRYEYDSAGAILLIIIGIVLMVEYTSGLIRRRLQ, from the coding sequence ATGAGTTCTATTGGTCAGCCATATCCCTCTAGCTGGAAACGCCCGCCCCAGATTTTTACTCACCCTCTATGGCGCCGGTTAATTTTTAGTGGCATTGCACTCTATCTATTTCTGGCAATTGGTTCAATTGAAGTGAATTGGACCCGTGTCTGGGAAGGATTGGAAAGAGGTCAGCGATTTGTTGCTGGGTTTCTAGTGCCGGATTTCACGACGCGTTGGCGCGATATCTCGATTGGCTTGGTGGAAAGCCTGACCATGACGCTGACTGCTACAGTGGTTGGTATTGTCATTAGCGTGCCAATTGGTATTGGTGCAGCGACCAACATGGCGCCGAAGTGGATGTACCTGATTTGTCGTTCCATCATCGCTATTTCAAGGTCTTTGCAAGAGATCATCATCGCAATCTTTTTTGTGGCGATGTTCGGTTTTGGGCCGTTTGCTGGTTTTTTGACATTGTCATTCGCCACGATAGGGTTTTTGTCCAAACTTTTGGCTGAAGATATCGAAGATATCGATAAATCCCAAGTCGAGGCGATTCGCGCCACGGGCGCATCTTGGTTGCAAGTCTTGACTTATGGCGTGGCGCCACAGGTTATGCCGCGTTTGGTTGGTTTGTCGTTATATCGTCTGGATATTAATTTCAGGGAAAGCTCTGTGATCGGTATTGTGGGCGCTGGGGGCATCGGTGCGACACTGAATACGGCTATCGATCGTTACGAGTACGACAGTGCGGGCGCAATATTGCTGATTATTATTGGTATTGTGCTGATGGTCGAATATACCTCTGGCCTGATCCGGCGCCGGTTGCAGTGA
- the phnC gene encoding phosphonate ABC transporter ATP-binding protein codes for MLVLQNLTKQYGAKDVALKNVSLTIGQGEIVGLIGPSGAGKSTLIRCINRLVEPSGGKILLDDVDLASLSAKELRRARRRIGMIFQEYALVERLTVMENVLSGRLGYVPFWRSYLRKFPANDVRSAYALLDRVGLLAHADKRADALSGGQRQRVGIARALAQEPDLLLVDEPTASLDPKTSRQIMRLITEVCVERALPAIVNIHDVPLAKQFMQRIVGLRAGGVVFDGKPEALDNEVLTTIYGAEDWTAMRKSHDEDVASEAEQARAIQEVGD; via the coding sequence ATGCTCGTGCTTCAGAACTTGACCAAGCAGTATGGCGCCAAAGATGTGGCACTAAAAAACGTGTCATTGACCATCGGTCAGGGTGAAATCGTGGGTTTGATTGGGCCTTCGGGTGCGGGCAAGTCAACCCTGATTCGTTGCATCAATCGCTTGGTTGAGCCATCGGGTGGCAAGATTCTTTTGGATGATGTAGACCTGGCGTCACTATCGGCGAAGGAGTTGCGGCGTGCACGCCGCCGCATTGGGATGATCTTCCAGGAATACGCTCTGGTAGAGCGTCTGACGGTAATGGAGAATGTTCTGTCAGGTCGCTTGGGGTATGTGCCATTTTGGCGTTCATATTTGCGCAAGTTTCCGGCCAATGATGTACGAAGTGCCTACGCCTTACTCGATCGGGTCGGTCTGTTGGCGCATGCAGACAAGCGAGCTGACGCTTTGTCTGGTGGTCAACGCCAGCGAGTGGGTATTGCCAGAGCATTGGCGCAGGAGCCAGACTTATTGCTCGTTGATGAGCCCACCGCAAGCCTTGATCCCAAGACGAGTCGCCAGATCATGCGATTGATTACCGAAGTGTGTGTTGAGCGTGCGTTACCCGCGATTGTTAACATTCATGATGTGCCGCTTGCCAAACAGTTCATGCAACGCATTGTTGGCTTGCGGGCTGGCGGGGTCGTCTTTGATGGCAAGCCCGAGGCACTTGATAACGAGGTGCTCACGACAATTTATGGTGCAGAGGACTGGACTGCCATGCGCAAGTCGCACGACGAAGATGTGGCTAGTGAAGCCGAACAGGCGCGTGCCATTCAGGAAGTCGGGGATTAG
- a CDS encoding uracil-DNA glycosylase, protein MAEPTLNSPGKHGDKRSIKRIMVSRLQHGWLKAMGVDVPWIAVDKSVVDSPNTSVASDTTSAPASTPAGSQPVEQTVAQSVAALPKPVAASSPDLVEQVPGPDLATLSLMQIAQAVTACQHCGLCETRRHAVPGEGVEKPAILIVGEAPGEQEDQQGKPFVGRSGQLLENMLKAIGHGRETSVFITNVVKCRPPANRNPKDEEIAACAPYLARQMEVLAPKAILAMGRFAAQSLLKTEAPLQKLRQATHTIDLGGQSVPVVVTYHPAYLLRRPVDKRLAWEDLKRLRELLS, encoded by the coding sequence ATGGCAGAACCAACTTTGAACTCCCCGGGCAAGCATGGCGATAAGCGATCGATCAAACGAATCATGGTGTCGCGCCTGCAGCATGGTTGGCTAAAAGCCATGGGGGTTGATGTGCCCTGGATTGCTGTCGATAAGTCTGTTGTAGACAGTCCCAACACCAGCGTCGCATCTGACACAACATCTGCGCCGGCATCAACGCCTGCGGGTTCGCAACCTGTTGAGCAAACTGTCGCCCAATCTGTAGCTGCGCTTCCGAAACCCGTAGCGGCATCATCACCTGACCTCGTTGAACAAGTGCCGGGACCAGACCTTGCCACTTTGAGTTTGATGCAAATCGCCCAAGCTGTCACTGCTTGCCAGCACTGTGGGTTATGCGAAACCCGACGGCACGCTGTGCCGGGGGAGGGTGTCGAGAAGCCCGCTATTTTGATCGTGGGCGAAGCCCCCGGCGAGCAAGAAGATCAGCAAGGCAAGCCTTTTGTTGGGCGCTCCGGCCAGCTGCTTGAGAATATGTTGAAGGCGATTGGCCATGGGCGTGAAACCAGCGTTTTCATTACCAATGTAGTCAAATGCCGACCACCTGCAAACCGTAATCCCAAAGATGAAGAAATTGCAGCTTGTGCGCCTTACTTGGCGCGTCAAATGGAGGTCTTGGCTCCCAAAGCGATTTTGGCGATGGGTCGTTTTGCTGCGCAGTCGTTGCTAAAGACTGAAGCCCCACTGCAAAAGCTGCGTCAAGCAACGCACACGATTGATCTCGGTGGTCAATCTGTGCCTGTGGTGGTGACCTATCACCCCGCCTACCTGCTACGCAGACCTGTGGACAAGCGCTTGGCGTGGGAAGATTTGAAACGGTTACGCGAACTGCTGTCTTGA
- the mads1 gene encoding methylation-associated defense system helix-turn-helix domain-containing protein MAD1, whose product MTSQAESPEIFTVKQVADYLKVTQRTIYRLAAAKKIPAFKVGGTWRFSRADIERWIEQQSSVSGFQP is encoded by the coding sequence ATGACTTCACAAGCCGAATCGCCCGAGATTTTTACGGTGAAACAAGTTGCGGATTACCTTAAGGTCACGCAGAGGACTATATATAGATTGGCGGCCGCTAAAAAAATACCGGCTTTCAAGGTGGGTGGAACTTGGCGGTTTTCACGTGCGGATATCGAGCGGTGGATCGAGCAACAGTCGAGCGTCTCAGGGTTTCAACCATGA
- the phnE gene encoding phosphonate ABC transporter, permease protein PhnE: protein MNQTVTLPQIWTYRTTKAKLVIWFAWLTLVALFVWSWQLMNANTMWVFVWDAPTQAADIAGRMFPPRWGYINELWLPLWDTLNIATLGTLGGIVMAVPVAFLAARNTTPSVLFVRPIALAIIVASRSINSLIWALLLVAIIGPGIFAGIIAIALRSVGFIGKLLYEAIEEIDHNQVEAVTATGASSAQVMHYGIVSQVMPAFLGISVFRWDINIRESTILGLVGAGGIGLQLQASLNVLAWPQVTLILVVILATVVVSEWVSAKVRGALI, encoded by the coding sequence ATGAATCAAACCGTGACACTGCCACAGATCTGGACCTACCGCACCACAAAAGCCAAATTGGTGATTTGGTTTGCATGGTTAACACTTGTGGCCTTGTTTGTGTGGTCTTGGCAGTTGATGAATGCGAACACCATGTGGGTATTTGTGTGGGATGCACCGACCCAAGCTGCTGATATTGCTGGCCGTATGTTCCCACCACGGTGGGGCTATATCAACGAGCTGTGGTTGCCGTTGTGGGACACCTTAAATATCGCAACCTTGGGTACGCTCGGCGGTATTGTGATGGCTGTGCCGGTCGCGTTTCTGGCGGCTCGCAACACTACGCCTTCAGTTCTTTTCGTGCGTCCAATCGCGTTGGCGATTATTGTGGCCTCGCGCTCGATCAACTCTTTGATCTGGGCATTGTTGTTGGTAGCGATTATTGGACCAGGAATTTTTGCCGGCATCATTGCCATCGCCTTGCGCTCAGTCGGCTTTATCGGCAAGCTGCTTTATGAAGCGATTGAAGAGATCGACCACAATCAGGTGGAAGCGGTTACAGCCACTGGTGCATCGTCTGCACAAGTGATGCATTACGGTATCGTGTCCCAAGTCATGCCTGCGTTTTTGGGGATATCGGTATTTAGGTGGGATATCAACATACGCGAAAGCACGATCCTGGGCTTAGTCGGTGCGGGCGGAATCGGACTTCAATTGCAAGCCTCGTTGAATGTATTGGCGTGGCCGCAGGTGACACTGATTCTGGTGGTGATTCTGGCCACCGTGGTGGTGAGCGAGTGGGTATCAGCCAAGGTGCGCGGGGCATTGATTTGA
- the tsaB gene encoding tRNA (adenosine(37)-N6)-threonylcarbamoyltransferase complex dimerization subunit type 1 TsaB, whose product MKSILAIETTTRTGSVAVLRDDAGELQLFDGAMTQQSGHAETVLPLIDSVIRQAGITRSEIGLVAFGQGPGAFTGIRLGCSVAQGISMALDLPLVAVNSLQAVAAAFDGGAGVTLVALDARMQEVYFAAYGAGGIELQAPVLLSASDVPQFVEPRLKFWARAVGTDQLAWLVGEGWQVVNAQAGQDWTTSLPVKSVDSEARPHAREVAIVGRQRWQAGQTLLPEQALPLYLRDKVAFTTEERQHGLGGNPKVESSGSRTNQVLLMPMMPVDLNEVVELERQSQAFPWSRRNFEDALAAGYRAWVLRVQDVLAGFCVAMPTPDDVHLLVIAVAPDYRRQGLATQLLAQVDQLARDHGVSRVLLEVRPSNARALAFYAKQGFREIGKRRGYYPAGKGEREDALVLSREIRELAV is encoded by the coding sequence ATGAAATCAATTCTTGCGATAGAAACAACCACCCGCACGGGCAGTGTGGCAGTGTTGCGTGACGATGCCGGTGAGTTACAGCTCTTTGACGGCGCCATGACCCAACAATCTGGGCACGCGGAAACAGTCCTGCCTTTGATTGATAGCGTGATTCGTCAGGCAGGCATCACCCGATCTGAGATAGGGCTTGTGGCGTTTGGTCAAGGACCGGGGGCTTTCACCGGTATCCGATTAGGTTGCAGCGTGGCGCAAGGTATCTCTATGGCATTAGACCTGCCATTGGTGGCGGTAAATTCACTGCAGGCTGTTGCCGCTGCATTTGATGGTGGTGCGGGTGTGACGTTAGTCGCACTTGATGCTCGTATGCAGGAGGTGTACTTTGCGGCATACGGCGCAGGTGGCATTGAGTTACAAGCGCCTGTGTTGCTGTCGGCAAGTGATGTGCCGCAATTTGTGGAGCCAAGGCTCAAGTTTTGGGCTAGAGCCGTGGGGACCGATCAACTAGCGTGGTTGGTCGGTGAGGGCTGGCAAGTGGTGAATGCGCAAGCAGGCCAGGATTGGACCACTAGCCTGCCAGTTAAAAGCGTTGATAGTGAGGCGCGCCCGCATGCCAGAGAAGTGGCCATCGTCGGTCGACAACGATGGCAGGCTGGTCAGACGCTCCTGCCAGAACAAGCTTTACCACTTTACTTGCGCGACAAAGTGGCGTTCACCACTGAAGAGCGACAGCATGGCTTGGGCGGAAACCCCAAAGTGGAATCAAGCGGCAGCAGGACGAATCAAGTGCTGCTTATGCCCATGATGCCTGTCGATCTGAATGAAGTTGTGGAGCTTGAACGACAGTCGCAGGCGTTTCCTTGGAGCAGAAGGAATTTTGAGGATGCGTTGGCTGCGGGCTACCGGGCCTGGGTGTTGCGCGTGCAAGATGTACTGGCAGGGTTTTGTGTGGCTATGCCCACACCAGATGATGTGCATCTGTTGGTGATTGCGGTGGCCCCGGATTATCGCCGTCAAGGTTTGGCAACCCAACTACTTGCACAGGTTGATCAATTGGCCCGAGATCATGGTGTGTCTCGTGTGCTTTTGGAAGTGAGACCATCCAATGCGCGAGCTTTGGCTTTCTACGCAAAACAGGGATTTCGTGAAATTGGTAAACGCCGCGGCTATTACCCGGCTGGTAAAGGCGAGCGCGAAGATGCGTTGGTTCTATCACGCGAGATTCGGGAATTAGCGGTATAA